CAATGAGTCTGAACCTAGCATAGGGCTAGATGTGACGACTCAAGCTGTGGCTGCTTCACTTCACGTGGAAGACATTGGTTTGGCGATAGAATTCGTTAACAAGAAGAAACTCAGGGCAAGGGTGGACGTGTTAGTGGAAGATGCTTTGGGTATACCAGTTAACAATGTCAGTGTGTCGGGCACTTGGTCGGGTCTGTCTAATTTATCTGTGACAGGCGTAACAACGAGTGGGGGCAAGGCAAGCTTTGGCTCAAGTAACGTGAGCAAGAGCCAAAGCGGGCAATTTATCTTCTCGGTAAACTCAGTTAGCCTCACTGGGTATGGTTATCAAGAAGCTGACAACATTGAGACCAGTGACTGTATCGGCTCAGATGCTAATCCTTGTGACGGACTGAGTGCGCCTACGGAGCTTTCAGGCAGTTTCGATGCCAGCCAGATATTACTTAATTGGAATACTGTGGTTCAAGCAACTCACTATTTTATCTACCGCTCGCAAAGCTCAGGTAGTGGCTATAGCTTCTTAGGTCAATCATCTATAACCAGTTATCAAGACAACGAAATTACTCCAGATACCACTTATTACTACAGCATTTCGGCAAGCGATGGCGTAGATGAATCTGCTTGGTCAGTAGAAGTGTCGGTGACAACGATTATCTCTCCCCCCACAGTGTTAGCCGCCGATGATGTGTCTTTGTCTCTTAAGAAAAAAGGGCGAACTTATGATGTTATCGCCCAAATCAGTGTGAAAGATGATTTAGGAAATGATGCATCACAAGCCTTGGTGAGCGGCCACTGGACCTTAGCCGATGGCTCAAATCTGGCTGATTCTGGTACAACAAGCTCAGCTGGAACCTTAATTCTCAAGTTGACGAAAGAGTCGGCCCTGAGCGGCGATATGTTCTTTTTTACCGTGTCAGATATTGAGCGAGGCTCAGATAGTTTCAACGGTGTAATGACCTCAAACTCTGTGACTGTGCCTTAATGATGAAGGCCTTAATGATGAAAACTTAAGTAATGAAAATTAGTTGATGGAAAAATGAGTGATGAAGATATTAACTTGCTTATGTCTCAGTTACAGCCTGTTTTGTTCGGCACTTGTGTGTGCCCATGTCCAGCTAGATGTTCGAGTGCAGCATATAAACGACTTGCTAGCTGCTGATTTAAATAGCCAATTAGCCTCTCAGACTCATACTGCCCAGCTATTACTGCAGCGCGGAGAGCTTCATAGTGAGAGTCAACACTGGGATTTAGCCTGGCAAGATTATCAAGGTGCCATGGAAAATACACATGATGCCAATTTGCGTATGGATATCTGGTATTACATGGGGAGAATGAGGCTGCAGTCCGGGATGCCAGATGAGGCCTATAGGTTACTCTCTAAGGTGATTAAACTCGACCCCAGCTATGAGTCGGCCAGGCTCAATCTGGCGCGCACTTATATAGAACTTAGTGATTATAGGGCGGCGATGGATGAGATGGATATTTTCATGAGTTTGTTACCGCGTCCCACGCCGGATCAATATATAGAGCGTGCGAATATGGCAAGGCAGATAGAAAGTGATGGCCAAAGCTTGGTCATAGAGGGGCTCAATGAAGGTGTTAATCGGCTAGGTCCTATCGTAAGTCTAGTGGACTTATTGGTCGACAGTTATCTTGCACAAGGTAAGCATAAAGAGGCGTTGAGGGTTATCGAGCTATTACCCCGTGACATTAATAGCTTGCCTCGTTGGCAACTTAAGAAAGGAGATATCTATCAAGAGCAGAAACAATATCTTGATGCCGAAACAGCCTATAAAAAGGGCCTAAACAGAATAAATAACATGCCGGAGCATAGACGTTTAACCTCGGCAGTAGAGGCTTTAAGAAACCAACTCGAAGCTAAGCTGTTAAATTAATTTCTTTTATAAATTCCCCCAGATGAATACTGCTTGAAAACCTTCGTTGTCGCCATTGGTCGAATACCCATATTTTTTTGATCTGGGTATAGTTTTGTTATCAGTCTCTTTCGGTTTTCTGGTGACAGTTTATGGATGCAAGTGAGCTACAGCCAATATCTCAGTTTATTAAGGCCCTGGCGCCGTTTGATTGCTTAACAGAAGCCGCCCTCGAGCGTTGCTGTAGAAGCTTAACTATTGGCTATTACAGCAAGGCATCGATGATAGTTCCCTTAGATGCAAGCCATCCCCAGCTTTATATCGTGCGCAGTGGGGCATTTGAGGTGCGAGATGATGATGGCGAGTTAGTCGACAGGCTCGGTGAAGGGGATTATTTTGGTTTTCTTTCGCTGCTGTCCGGTGAGAAAATCTGTAATCGGGTACAAATATTAGAAGATGGCCTGGTCTATCACTTAGATCCCGATACGTTCAATGACCTGCGTGGTGAAAATCGCCACTTCGATCGTTTCTTTATCGATCGTTTTTTCAATCGGGCCTTCGCGAAACGACTTCGTCATCAAGACAGATTAAAGGCAAAAGAGCTGGCGACCACGAGTCGGGTAAACACCTTGATGTCGACGCAGCCTCTGGTGATCGATAGTAAAGCTTCGGTGGGTGACGCCGCTAAAAAGATGCGCTTGGCGCGGGTCTCCTCGGTGCTGGTCATGGATAATCACCGCCTGGTGGGGATCTTGACCGACAGAGACTTGAGAAATCGCGTGCTGGCCGAAGGGCAAGGTGTTCATCTACCTGTGCATCAGGCCATGACCCCTGGGCCGATAACATTGATATCGAGCTCGCTAGTATTTGAAGCCATGCTACTCATGAGTGAGCAGAGCATTCATCACTTGCCTATAGTGGAGGAGGGCGTCCCCATAGGGATCCTCACCAGCACAGATATATTGCGTGGCCAAAGCTCTCAACCTTTACTGCTTATCGGTGAGATAAAGAGACAAGATACAGTCGAGAGTCTTATTAAGGTGAGCAAAAAGATCTCCTTGTTGCTGCAAAACCTGATCAGTGCCGATGCTAGAGCCGAAGAGATTGGCCGGATACTGACGTCGGTGACGGATGCTCTGACCAGGCGCCTTATTGTGCTGAATCAGCAGTTACTGGGTGAGGCGCCCATGGCATTTTGTTGGTTGGCGTTTGGTTCTCAGGGGCGACAAGATCAGGCTGCTTGTTCCGATCAGGACAATGGTCTGTTACTCGCCCATGAACCCGATGAGGCCGCAGCGGCCTATTTTGAGGCCTTGGCTAAATCTGTCTGCACTGGACTTGATCTGTGTGGTTATGTTTATTGCCCTGGGGAGATAATGGCGCAAAATCCGCAGTGGCGTCTCACCTTGAGCCAGTGGCAACATAAATTTGAAACTTGGGTTAATACACCGGATCCCAAGGCGTTGATGCACGCCAGCATCTTCTTCGATATGCGTCCTGTCTACGGCCCAAAATCCTTATTCGATAACCTGCAAGATACTGTGCTATCGAATACTAAGGGCAATGATATCTTCCTTGCCGGGATGGCGGGGAATGCCCTTACTGAGTCACCGCCCTTGGGCTTCTTCAAACAGTTTGTTTTAGAGCGTGATGGCCGTGAGGTCAAGGGCATAGATCTGAAGCATAAGGGCAATGCGCTTATTAATGATATCGCCCGAGTCTATGCCTTGTCGGCCGGGATCAAGGAGGTGAATACGGCAAAAAGGATCCGTCTATTGATGGAACTCAATATCATTAATCCCAAAGATGGCCTTAATCTGGCCGATGCCCATGAGTTCATCGCCCATATGCGCCTATCTAATCAAGGCTATCAAGATAAGCACTCACAAGAGATCACTAACTATCTTAAGCCTCAGCATCTGTCTTCTCTGGTGCGCCATCAGCTTAGGGATGCTTTTAAGGTGGTCTATGACGCCCAATCTGGCATTAAACTTAAATTTACCCGGAGTTTTTAAGGTGATTGATGAGGTGATTAATGAAGTAGTTGATGATGTTGAATCTGATATTAAACGTAAATGTACTCGGAGTTTTTTAAGTGCCAATGGCTAAGTTATTAAACTGCTGGTTAAGGTCCAGGCTATGTTGGCGTGCTTTTAAAAGCCGTTCACAGGAGATGCAGGGGTATTACCGCGAGCTTATGCCGTTAATGGGTCAAGATGTTTATCGGGCGAATTTGATGGCACTGGATCTGGAGATGACAGGTCTGGACCCTAATCATGATCAGATATTAAGCATAGGGATAATTCCAATAGAGGCTGGCATGCTCAAGCTAGACAGAGCCCAGCATAAACTCATTCGAGTCCATGGTAGCGTGGGCCAGAGTGCGACAATACACGGGATCTTAGATAGGCATCTGCAAGATGCGATTGAGATAGAAGATGGCATCAGCTGGTTTCTGGCTCAAACCAGAGGAAAGGTGCTGGTGGCACATCATGCTCCTCTGGATATAAGCTTCCTGCAAGATGCCATCTCCAGAGTCAAAGGGGAACCGGTGACATTACTGGCTATCGATACCTTGGCCGTCGAGCGCAGACGTTTACTGCGTAAACAAGAGGTGTTGCAAACAGGCTCTCTTAGATTAGGCGCTTGCCGTATTCGATATGGCTTACCTATTTATGGGGCTCATGATGCCTTGGTCGATGCTTTAGCCTGCGGTGAACTCCTATTGGCTCAGATCTGCGCCATTGCCCAGGGTGAAGGATTGACGGTAGGAGAGTTAGTGTTTATCAAGTAGGATGTTTTGTTAATTTTGAATACTCACCACAGGTAGAAATTAAATCTAATCTTGAAATCTAATCTTGAGATCTAAGCAGGCCTGATATGAATTAATCTCTTCTCTTGCTAGCCAGTGGGCTGGGCTTTTAGCCTGGTTCAATGAAAGAGAGCAAGATTATCAACTGGAACGGGTTTATTTTTAGCTATCAGGAATAGGGTCAATTCGATAAAGAAATTCAGTGAACCTATGCATTGTTTTAATATTGAAACAATCATCATCTAGATGTTAATCATCTAAGTATTAGTCGAAGGGTCTAAGGTTGAATACTTTAAAAGTATTCGCTACATGTGGATGAAGTTGATAACTAATGTAAATAACTAATATCCGATAGAGATAAGCGGCCCTGTAGCCTCAAGGGTTCTGAATAATTTAATTGACCTCAGCTGCAATTCTGCAAATTTATTGACCCACAAGCCCAATATCTTGGTATTGTTGATTGTTTTTGTGAACATTAGCAAAACGCCTGATTGTGAGTTTTAAGCCCTTGCGAGCAGAAATTAACCCTATGCGTTATTTGTTATACCTAAAACGAACTAAAAATATTCGCTATTCCATGACTGAGTTTATATCTTAGGGATCAGCATTAGAAAACATCACTATTGATACCAGGAAGACACTATGATAATCGGAATACCAAGGGAGATCCTCGCGCAGGAGAGCCGGGTAGCCGCGACACCAGCCACTGTGATACAGCTTAAGAAATTAGGCTTCAGTGTTGTGGTACAAAGCGGTGCCGGAGAACTAGCTAATTTCAAAGATGAGGCGTATCGAGAAGCTGGCGCCGAGATTGTTAGCCTTGAAGATGCATTTCAAGCCGATCTTATACTGAAAGTTAATGCACCGACTATCAATAGTGATACGGGTGTTGACGAGGCAGATTTATTAAAACCTGGTGCTACGGTAGCAAGTTTTGTATGGCCGGCTCAGAACCCTGACCTGTTAGAAAAATTTAAGGCTAAAGGTATTAATCTACTGGCTATGGATATGGTGCCACGTATTTCACGTGCACAATCTCTCGATGCCCGTAGCTCTTTAGCCAACGTCGATGGTTATCGCGCCGTTATCGAAGCTGCGAATCATTTTGGACGTTTCTTCACTGGACAAATCACCGCCGCGGGTAAAGTTCCGCCGGCAAAAGTCTTGATTATCGGTGCCGGTGTTGCTGGTCTTTCAGCCTTAGGTGCCGCGGGGAGTATGGGCGCCATAGTGCGAGCCTTCGATACTCGTCCCGAAGTGAAAGAGCAGATTAACTCCATGGGCGCCGAATTTCTGGAGCTGGATTTCGAAGAGGAGTCTGGATCTGGTGATGGTTATGCCAAGGTGATGAGCAAGGCATTTATCGATGCCGAGATGGAACTCTTCCGCGAGCAGGCCAAAGATGTCGATATTATTATCACTACGGCACTGATCCCTGGTAAGCCCGCTCCCAAGCTTATTCTTGAAGACATGGTCTACCTGATGAAGCCTGGCAGTGTGATTGTCGATCTTGCTGCGGCTAACGGCGGTAACTGTGAACTCACGGTACCGGGTGAAGTCACAGTGGTTAACAATGTGACCATTATCGGTTATACCGAGCTATCCCGTCGTCTTCCGACTCAAGCCAGTCAGCTATATGGTACTAACCTAGTTAACCTGCTTAAAATCATGGTGCCTGAGAAAGACGGTAACTATGAGATTAACTTCGATGACGAAGTTATCCGCGGCTTGACTGCCGTGAAGGAAGGGGAGATCACTTTTCCGCCACCAGTTATCCAAGTCAGCGCTCAGCCCAAAGCTAAGGAAGAAGCCGTAGCCGAAGTGATTGAGCCTAAGCCTAAGAACCCTTGGGTAAAGCCTGGACTTGCCCTAGTTGCTGCTGGCTTGTTTGGTATGATTGCCAACGCGGCCCCGATTGAGTTTATTCAGCACTTCAGCGTATTCGTGCTTTCCTGCATCGTGGGTTACTACGTGGTGTGGAACGTAAGCCATTCACTACATACACCATTGATGAGTGTGACCAACGCCATTAGTGGCATCATAGTGGTAGGTGCATTAGTGCAGATGAACAGTGACAATACCGCTGTATTGGTATTGT
This portion of the Shewanella violacea DSS12 genome encodes:
- a CDS encoding tetratricopeptide repeat protein — its product is MKILTCLCLSYSLFCSALVCAHVQLDVRVQHINDLLAADLNSQLASQTHTAQLLLQRGELHSESQHWDLAWQDYQGAMENTHDANLRMDIWYYMGRMRLQSGMPDEAYRLLSKVIKLDPSYESARLNLARTYIELSDYRAAMDEMDIFMSLLPRPTPDQYIERANMARQIESDGQSLVIEGLNEGVNRLGPIVSLVDLLVDSYLAQGKHKEALRVIELLPRDINSLPRWQLKKGDIYQEQKQYLDAETAYKKGLNRINNMPEHRRLTSAVEALRNQLEAKLLN
- a CDS encoding DUF294 nucleotidyltransferase-like domain-containing protein; its protein translation is MDASELQPISQFIKALAPFDCLTEAALERCCRSLTIGYYSKASMIVPLDASHPQLYIVRSGAFEVRDDDGELVDRLGEGDYFGFLSLLSGEKICNRVQILEDGLVYHLDPDTFNDLRGENRHFDRFFIDRFFNRAFAKRLRHQDRLKAKELATTSRVNTLMSTQPLVIDSKASVGDAAKKMRLARVSSVLVMDNHRLVGILTDRDLRNRVLAEGQGVHLPVHQAMTPGPITLISSSLVFEAMLLMSEQSIHHLPIVEEGVPIGILTSTDILRGQSSQPLLLIGEIKRQDTVESLIKVSKKISLLLQNLISADARAEEIGRILTSVTDALTRRLIVLNQQLLGEAPMAFCWLAFGSQGRQDQAACSDQDNGLLLAHEPDEAAAAYFEALAKSVCTGLDLCGYVYCPGEIMAQNPQWRLTLSQWQHKFETWVNTPDPKALMHASIFFDMRPVYGPKSLFDNLQDTVLSNTKGNDIFLAGMAGNALTESPPLGFFKQFVLERDGREVKGIDLKHKGNALINDIARVYALSAGIKEVNTAKRIRLLMELNIINPKDGLNLADAHEFIAHMRLSNQGYQDKHSQEITNYLKPQHLSSLVRHQLRDAFKVVYDAQSGIKLKFTRSF
- a CDS encoding 3'-5' exonuclease, with protein sequence MAKLLNCWLRSRLCWRAFKSRSQEMQGYYRELMPLMGQDVYRANLMALDLEMTGLDPNHDQILSIGIIPIEAGMLKLDRAQHKLIRVHGSVGQSATIHGILDRHLQDAIEIEDGISWFLAQTRGKVLVAHHAPLDISFLQDAISRVKGEPVTLLAIDTLAVERRRLLRKQEVLQTGSLRLGACRIRYGLPIYGAHDALVDALACGELLLAQICAIAQGEGLTVGELVFIK
- a CDS encoding Re/Si-specific NAD(P)(+) transhydrogenase subunit alpha, which encodes MIIGIPREILAQESRVAATPATVIQLKKLGFSVVVQSGAGELANFKDEAYREAGAEIVSLEDAFQADLILKVNAPTINSDTGVDEADLLKPGATVASFVWPAQNPDLLEKFKAKGINLLAMDMVPRISRAQSLDARSSLANVDGYRAVIEAANHFGRFFTGQITAAGKVPPAKVLIIGAGVAGLSALGAAGSMGAIVRAFDTRPEVKEQINSMGAEFLELDFEEESGSGDGYAKVMSKAFIDAEMELFREQAKDVDIIITTALIPGKPAPKLILEDMVYLMKPGSVIVDLAAANGGNCELTVPGEVTVVNNVTIIGYTELSRRLPTQASQLYGTNLVNLLKIMVPEKDGNYEINFDDEVIRGLTAVKEGEITFPPPVIQVSAQPKAKEEAVAEVIEPKPKNPWVKPGLALVAAGLFGMIANAAPIEFIQHFSVFVLSCIVGYYVVWNVSHSLHTPLMSVTNAISGIIVVGALVQMNSDNTAVLVLSGIAILIASINIAGGFTVTQRMLKMFRKD